TCTGGTTTGGATGTATCTTCTGTGCTGTGTATCTTTTCGCCTTTTCTTTTACAGATTATGCCCATCCGGATGCAGAATATACCAAAGAAACAAAAACGATGCTAGCTTCCATTGAAGAGTATGAAAAAACCGCACCTCAGATCAATCTGGAATCGGCAAAATACAGTGCTGATAATATCGCAGACGGACAGGAACTTTTCAAAACGAATTGTGTTACCTGCCATGGAGACGGAGGAAAAGGAGGCATAGGACCTAACCTTACCGATACCCATTGGATCAATATTAAAGAAAAAAGCTTATTTAAAAATGTTTTCTGGATGCTTGAAAATGGCTCTCCTAACAATCCTACCATGAGACCTTTCATCAAGGAGGGAACTATTACTGGAAGAGATGCTGAAAAAATTGCCGCTTATATTTATCATATCAACCAGGAAACCGCTCCCATCACAACCGCACAAGGTGGTGCCACTCCTCAGGGAGAAGAAGTGAAATGGGAAAACGGAAACAATTAAAATTATTATCTATCATATAAACCATGCCACGCCCCCATCACAACTACTAACATTTGAATTTTCATTTTTGCTAACTAACCTTTTCAACATTAAAAAAATGATAAAAAGGGGGCGTTTTTTAAAATAACAATCACTGCCTTGACCCGTCTT
This region of Chryseobacterium culicis genomic DNA includes:
- a CDS encoding cbb3-type cytochrome c oxidase N-terminal domain-containing protein; translated protein: MKTRTPISIYIATTIGLTIMAFEMFAGDSGYFSSPFFWALILIAVILLLIMNSIGDLVENENFNRLSEEEKKHYLEEKKVPYYQKLWNSAFKKQTATEEKDILIDHGFDGITELDNSLPKWWIGLFWFGCIFCAVYLFAFSFTDYAHPDAEYTKETKTMLASIEEYEKTAPQINLESAKYSADNIADGQELFKTNCVTCHGDGGKGGIGPNLTDTHWINIKEKSLFKNVFWMLENGSPNNPTMRPFIKEGTITGRDAEKIAAYIYHINQETAPITTAQGGATPQGEEVKWENGNN